One Hippoglossus hippoglossus isolate fHipHip1 chromosome 13, fHipHip1.pri, whole genome shotgun sequence genomic window carries:
- the trmt9b gene encoding probable tRNA methyltransferase 9B: MMEEAASQLEREHVHSVYDKIAPYFNDSRYKAWPKVRQFLLDLQPGSIVADIGCGNGKYLHINQEVFKLGCDVCRPLVDSAWSQGHEVQMCDGLHLPYRDGCFDAVLSIAVIHHLSTKERRIRAIREMARTLRVGGRIMIYVWAMEQKRRKFEKQDIFVPWNPNPHSALNREHAKSRRRATAQSVSEAIDNTDKHRKVRSTSSVADEEDLTSATPQQRTQRLWFFSRSLDSVFDFGSLTLSRSSSRELSTLSSPTGESEGSKASQRGRGRGLIKQVSNFFYPSSVIGSEEDVFDSVTDLHKGPHDRGGNNNNAPSNDGPDNQSVSLSLAQECGSLALPDLVPFQREHLKQPGGESEGGPAGKERQESTQSPQGSEGQVEGSCLRYYHVFREGELAALIEKHVEELHVTHTYFDHANWCVVAEKVQLWKI, encoded by the exons ATGATGGAGGAGGCTGCCAGCCAACTCGAGAGGGAACACGTGCACAGCGTCTACGACAAGATCGCTCCGTATTTCAACGACAGCCGCTACAAGGCCTGGCCCAAAGTGCGACAGTTTCTGCTGGACCTGCAGCCGGGAAGCATCGTTGCCGACATTG GTTGTGGCAATGGCAAGTATCTCCACATCAACCAGGAGGTGTTCAAGCTGGGGTGTGACGTttgtcgccccctggtggactCTGCCTGGAGCCAAGGACACGAGGTGCAGATGTGCGACGGGCTGCATTTGCCTTACAGAGACGGCTGCTTCGACGCCGTGCTCTCTATCGCAG TCATCCATCACCTGTCCACCAAAGAGCGCCGTATTCGAGCAATAAGGGAGATGGCCCGCACCCTGCGAGTGGGCGGACGCATTATGATCTACGTGTGGGCCATGGAGCAGAAGCGTCGTAAATTTGAGAAGCAGGACATCTTTGTGCCGTGGAACCCCAACCCTCACTCCGCCCTCAACAGGGAGCACGCCAAGTCCAGGAGGAGGGCCACGGCACAGAGTGTGAGCGAAGCCATAGACAACACTGACAAGCACAGGAAGGTTAGAAGCACATCCTCCGTTGCGGACGAAGAAGACCTGACCAGCGCCACGCCGCAGCAGAGGACGCAGAGACTGTGGTTCTTCTCCAGGTCTCTGGACTCCGTGTTCGACTTTGGAAGTTTAACCCTCTCCCGGTCGTCCTCCAGGGAGCTGAGCACTTTGTCCTCGCCCAcgggagagagtgaggggagCAAGGCGAGCCAGCGCGGGAGAGGGCGTGGCCTCATCAAGCAGGTGTCCAACTTCTTTTATCCTTCGTCTGTGATCGGATCAGAGGAGGATGTCTTCGACTCGGTCACAGACCTGCACAAGGGACCACATGATCGGggaggcaacaacaacaacgcgCCTAGCAACGACGGCCCAGACAACCAGAGTGTCTCATTATCTTTAGCCCAGGAGTGTGGCTCCCTGGCCCTGCCAGACCTGGTGCCTTTCCAGAGGGAGCATCTCAAACAGCCTGGAGGCGAGAGCGAAGGAGGGCCAGCGGGAAAAGAACGGCAGGAAAGCACACAGAGTCCTCAGGGGAGCGAGGGACAGGTGGAGGGCTCCTGTCTGAGGTACTATCACGTCTTCAGGGAGGGAGAACTGGCAGCGCTGATAGAGAAGCACGTTGAGGAGCttcatgtcacacacacttatttcGATCATGCCAACTGGTGTGTGGTGGCAGAGAAGGTCCAGTTGTGGAAAATATGA